A portion of the Aneurinibacillus sp. REN35 genome contains these proteins:
- a CDS encoding lipopolysaccharide biosynthesis protein, giving the protein MKISPLLGNVGIVVRMKKFFSGKSFIRNVLVLTGGTAFAQLLVVAVSPLLTRMYHPEDFGTLAVYASLLSVLAVVASLRYELAILLPDKEEDAANIMVLSLLMLIGMTALVSLCVWLFGDGLVQSVGAPALRPYLWLLPCSVFGVGLYQILNYWSVRKREFGRVAATKVRQSTAQVITQIICGLMAWRPLGLLLGDAIGRVGGSGTLARNVFKTDKEALKGVSASRMKEMAIRYKRFPLLTSFSSLFNSAGLQLPPLLLVAFFGAQIGGFYALVQRVVGAPMTMVGQSVAQVFFGESARLARENPHALRKLYFKAAGKLLLFGGLPIGALALVAPWVFELVFGAAWEEAGVYIQIMALGFIAQFVVVPLSQTLNMLERQGIQLAWDIFRFVIIIGGLVLSAVLKLPAREAILIYGAGMFVCYVVLFFLSAYAVIQHSKKGIQHEQHQE; this is encoded by the coding sequence GTGAAGATAAGTCCTTTGCTTGGAAATGTTGGAATCGTAGTGCGGATGAAGAAGTTTTTCTCCGGAAAATCATTTATCCGCAATGTACTTGTACTCACCGGTGGCACCGCATTCGCCCAGTTGCTGGTCGTAGCGGTCTCGCCGCTTCTCACCCGGATGTATCATCCCGAAGATTTCGGGACACTGGCCGTATATGCTTCCCTGCTTTCTGTTTTGGCAGTGGTAGCATCCTTGCGTTATGAACTGGCCATTCTTCTACCGGATAAAGAAGAAGATGCGGCAAATATCATGGTTCTATCGCTGCTTATGCTGATTGGAATGACCGCACTTGTCAGCCTTTGTGTCTGGCTGTTTGGGGATGGGCTGGTACAGTCTGTCGGCGCTCCTGCACTTAGACCGTATCTCTGGCTGCTTCCCTGCAGTGTGTTTGGTGTCGGACTCTACCAAATCTTGAATTACTGGTCCGTGCGCAAGCGCGAGTTCGGCCGAGTCGCTGCAACAAAGGTAAGGCAGAGTACAGCGCAGGTCATTACCCAGATTATTTGCGGCCTGATGGCCTGGCGGCCGCTGGGCCTTTTGCTCGGTGACGCGATCGGTCGCGTTGGCGGCAGCGGCACATTGGCACGCAATGTCTTTAAGACCGATAAGGAGGCGCTGAAGGGCGTATCTGCTTCCCGTATGAAGGAGATGGCTATACGCTATAAACGCTTTCCGCTGCTGACCAGTTTTTCCTCGCTGTTCAACAGCGCTGGATTACAGCTTCCGCCGCTTTTGCTTGTTGCGTTTTTCGGCGCACAGATCGGTGGATTCTACGCGCTTGTGCAGCGGGTTGTCGGAGCGCCGATGACCATGGTCGGTCAATCGGTCGCCCAAGTGTTCTTCGGTGAATCAGCCCGCTTGGCCAGAGAGAATCCGCATGCGCTTCGCAAGCTGTATTTCAAGGCCGCAGGCAAGCTGCTTTTGTTCGGCGGGCTTCCAATCGGCGCCCTAGCGCTTGTAGCGCCCTGGGTATTCGAGTTGGTCTTCGGTGCAGCATGGGAAGAGGCAGGCGTTTACATTCAGATTATGGCGCTTGGCTTTATCGCCCAGTTCGTCGTCGTGCCGCTCTCACAGACATTGAACATGCTGGAGCGGCAGGGAATACAGCTTGCCTGGGATATTTTCCGCTTTGTCATTATTATTGGCGGACTGGTTCTATCGGCTGTGTTGAAGCTTCCGGCTCGTGAGGCGATTCTGATCTATGGTGCAGGCATGTTCGTCTGCTATGTGGTGCTGTTCTTCCTATCCGCGTATGCCGTGATCCAACATTCCAAAAAGGGAATACAGCATGAACAACATCAAGAGTAA